Proteins co-encoded in one Dendropsophus ebraccatus isolate aDenEbr1 chromosome 9, aDenEbr1.pat, whole genome shotgun sequence genomic window:
- the LOC138801802 gene encoding uncharacterized protein: MTSRMAPVLLMMTSHTVYKQLQSSRSYSSRLTLLVKEREKREKKRKRGKRGAEVDLSILVEEEMAVVVEDLIMLMEDVVVVVDDFVVGGVVVKVVREVLVQWVMVVRRVVVEREVVLVEVIVMVVDELVVLEVVVVLGEVVVLDEMVEEGVVVVDEVEEESVVLVDEVEEEGVMDDMLEEEEMVVDEVLEEEGVVEKEEVLEEGVMEGVEEGEEVVVEEVVGRGWWKRVKRWWGGGGGGG; encoded by the exons ATGACATCACGCATGGCTCCTGTACtgctcatgatgacatcacacacagtatataagcagcTGCAGAGCTCTAGAAGTTACTCTTCAAGGCTAACGTTATTGGTGAAG GAGAGAGAAAagcgagaaaaaaaaagaaagcgagGAAAGCGAGGAGCAGAGGTGGATTTGTCAATATTGGTGGAAGAGGAGatggcggtggtggtggaggatTTGATAATGTTGAtggaggatgtggtggtggtggtggatgacTTTGTGGTGGGTGGAGTTGTGGTGAAAGTGGTGCGAGAGGTACTGGTGCAGTGGGTGATGGTGGTGAGGCGGGTTGTGGTAGAGAGAGAGGTGGTGCTGGTGGAGGTGATAGTAATGGTAGTAGATGAGCTGgtggtgctggaggtggtggtcgTGCTGGGGGAGGTGGTCGTGCTGGATGAGATGGTAGAGGAGGGAGTCGTGGTGGTGGATGAGGTGGAGGAGGAGTCGGTGGTCTTGGTGGATGAGGTGGaagaggagggggtgatggatgacatgctggaggaggaggagatggtggtggacgaggtgctggaggaggaggga GTGGTGGAGAAAGAGGAGGTGCTtgaggagggggtgatggagggggtggaggagggtgaggaggtggtggtggaggaggtggtggggagggggtggtggaagAGGGTGAagaggtggtggggagggggtggtggaggagggtga